A portion of the Daphnia magna isolate NIES linkage group LG4, ASM2063170v1.1, whole genome shotgun sequence genome contains these proteins:
- the LOC116920865 gene encoding mitogen-activated protein kinase kinase kinase 11 isoform X3 has translation MPPLDASWKIRTHQMESSKFASPLPAGEGRRLRTSASPNPSYSQQQYQQPASLNLTWTDSSSSGSQSRQKRLSTCTAQFDYDAQGEDELSLRRGQVVEILSKDAKISGDEGWWTGKIGDKVGIFPSNFVAEEESDRVSSQRHRRGNLFDEDDQPTEIDFRELQLEEVIGVGGFGKVYRGIWRNEVIAVKAARQDPDEDISLTLDNVRQEALVFWRLHHENIVALKGVCLQEPNLCLVMEYARGGPLNRVLTGRKIRPSVLVDWAIQIARGMNYLHNGAPISLIHRDLKSSNVLIAEPIENEDLQFKTLKITDFGLAREAYKTTRMSAAGTYAWMAPEVIKSSTFSKASDVWSYGIVLWEILTGETPYKGIDALAVAYGVAVKKLTLPIPTTCPTPWKNLMQMCWEPEAHDRPSFEKILMLLDEVARSAFAQTPHESFHTMQEDWKMEIEAMFDDIRVKEKELRCREEELRQAMLQQKIQEEHLKKREQELAEREIDLLERELNMMMIQQERAAAAAAPTPKKRKGKFKKSRLRLLKKDGGHHISMPTDFRHNITIQLTPSRAELNRLQVQMQNVPADGVKGKTWGPSTVHQKERAHIRPVVERAEGHRQWSRSAPNLEKTQKGLLAAAAAAAAAATQSGHPSSLSTSSTLPELDRMDNGSTPRSLPPGYVAGINGSSTGGSADTKRTKGGLEFHLFNAAAMLAGVALGGDIRYSGVTMLHPTRPSQNRRASQDDDVSDPRRWGYASASTTLTNSEVAARLSSAIGDYELPTSPYALGAGATAGTSSNPGVYSHNTYHGQVRHQRTPLVMDNPKPLRFIDNPPGPLYSTSTLGAYHQRRRSSNASNDSEAYSGGGFDPVRMESTAYVGGERGYEQYGSGYPGSSDHGRPPPHPASGHYSTAGDWNPLSYRGYGTEQVRQPENLHTYENTGNLNTSGNSRLSGRMYGAGNSANHRRTSSNVSNSSIGGIIGLANSSNVNPSFRLEDELDHVQVPAIGGTQGRVAFDLDPRSSASPATPFRIARQNSLEMERPGTLGLEPPRLRSSLRKTNYSVVSSVIGGCGSGSNSRAWNSSSAGGSGGGSGGGTPTNPTPPDSMHSEDSGMSAKETSSSQHSSVSAPRVRFSPVAASFSGDGRTLMDIPVQGQSQDYTIPLKAARPVRRDYLASRSSKSTLSELEREFL, from the exons ATGCCTCCTCTCGATGCCTCCTGGAAAATTCGAACCCACCAAATGGAATCGAGCAAGTTTGCCAGCCCTTTGCCAGCTGGAGAGGGGAGACGCCTTAGAACCAGTGCTAGTCCAAATCCATCTTACAGCCAGCAACAATATCAGCAGCCTGCAAGCCTAAATCTGACCTGGACAGATAGCAGTAGCTCAGGCAGTCAAAGTAGACAGAAAAGGCTGTCAACCTGCACAGCTCAGTTCGACTATGATGCCCAAGGAGAAGATGAGCTTAGCTTACGCAGAGGCCAAGTGGTAGAGATCCTTTCCAAGGATGCTAAAATATCTGGGGATGAAGGCTGGTGGACGGGTAAAATTGGTGACAAGGTGGGGATCTTCCCATCAAATTTTGTGGCCGAAGAAGAAAGTGACCGCGTTTCCAGCCAACGTCACAGGAGAGGCAATCTCTTTGATGAAGACGACCAACCGACAGAAATCGACTTTCGAGAATTACAGTTAGAGGAAGTCATAGGTGTTGGTGGATTTGGCAAAGTATACCGTGGTATCTGGCGAAATGAGGTGATTGCCGTTAAAGCAGCTCGCCAAGATCCTGATGAAGACATCAGCCTCACGCTTGATAACGTCCGTCAAGAAGCATTGGTCTTCTGGAGGCTACATCACGAGAACATCGTCGCTTTGAAGGGTGTCTGCCTTCAG GAACCTAACTTATGTCTGGTGATGGAGTACGCCCGTGGTGGGCCGTTGAACCGAGTCCTTACTGGCCGCAAAATTCGTCCCAGTGTTTTGGTTGACTGGGCCATTCAGATTGCGCGTGGAATGAATTATTTGCACAATGGGGCTCCGATCTCACTCATTCACCGCGACCTTAAGTCGTCAAACG TACTGATAGCGGAGCCGATAGAAAATGAGGACTTGCAGTTCAAAACGCTGAAGATCACGGACTTTGGGCTGGCCCGTGAGGCATACAAGACGACGCGCATGTCGGCAGCCGGTACCTATGCCTGGATGGCGCCTGAGGTCATCAAATCTTCTACCTTCTCGAAAGCGTCGGATGTTTGGAGTTACGGTATCGTACTCTGGGAGATCCTGACGGGCGAGACACCATACAAGGGCATCGACGCGCTGGCCGTCGCCTACGGCGTGGCCGTTAAGAAACTCACGCTGCCGATTCCTACCACCTGTCCGACGCCCTGGAAAAATCTCATGCAGA TGTGTTGGGAGCCAGAAGCTCACGATCGGCCCTCCTTTGAAAAGATCCTGATGCTCCTGGATGAAGTTGCGCGGTCAGCGTTCGCTCAAACTCCACATGAGAGCTTCCATACAATGCAAGAAGATTGGAAAATGGAAATCGAAGCCATGTTCGATGACATACGGGTCAAAGAAAAG GAATTGCGCTGTCGTGAAGAAGAATTGCGTCAAGCCATGCTCCAGCAAAAGATTCAGGAAGAGCATTTGAAAAAACGGGAGCAG GAACTGGCTGAGAGAGAAATTGACCTGCTGGAACGCGAGCTGAACATGATGATGATCCAACAAGAACGTGCCGCAGCGGCTGCCGCCCCGAcaccgaaaaaaagaaaaggcaaattCAAAAAGAGCCGCTTGAGGTTGTTGAAGAAGGACGGTGGCCATCACATCTCAATGCCCACTG attTTCGGCACAATATAACGATACAGTTGACGCCCTCGCGTGCCGAACTGAACCGGCTCCAAGTTCAAATGCAAAATG TTCCGGCCGACGGAGTCAAGGGGAAAACATGGGGCCCGAGTACGGTACACCAGAAAGAACGTGCACATATTCGGCCTGTTGTAGAGAGGGCGGAAGGACACCGTCAATGGAGCAGATCAGCACCAAATTTggaaaaaacccaaaaagGATTGTTGGCCGCTGCAGCGGCGGCAGCTGCCGCAGCAACCCAAAGTGGCCATCCTTCGTCCCTTTCTACGTCATCCACACTTCCAGAATTGG ATCGAATGGATAATGGGTCAACCCCACGCTCTCTTCCGCCCGGCTATGTCGCCGGAATCAATGGCTCTTCCACCGGTGGTAGCGCCGATACCAAACGGACCAAAGGCGGTTTAGAATTTCATTTGTTCAACGCCGCAGCCATGTTGGCTGGAGTGGCTTTGGGCGGAGACATCCGCTATTCCGGGGTCACCATGCTCCATCCTACTCGTCCGTCACAGAATAGAAG GGCCAGTCAAGATGACGATGTATCGGACCCCAGAAGGTGGGGGTACGCTAGTGCTTCCACTACCTTGACAAATAGCGAGGTAGCCGCTCGTTTGTCTTCCGCCATTGGAGATTACGAGTTGCCGACGTCCCCATATGCCTTGGGGGCTGGAGCCACTGCCGGAACATCGTCGAATCCCGGAGTGTATTCGCATAACACTTACCATGGACAGGTGCGACATCAACGAACGCCACTCGTTATGGACAATCCCAAACCCCTCCGGTTCATCGATAATCCGCCCGGACCATTGTATTCGACATCCACCTTGGGCGCTTATCATCAAAGAAGACGATCTTCCAATGCCAGCAACGATAGCGAA gcTTATAGTGGCGGCGGTTTTGACCCGGTTCGGATGGAGAGCACTGCGTATGTAGGTGGAGAACGTGGATATGAGCAATACGGTAGTGGTTATCCAGGCAGCAGTGATCATGGCCGTCCTCCGCCTCATCCGGCTTCAGGCCATTACTCCACGGCTGGCGACTGGAACCCGTTGTCCTATCGAGGATATGGAACTGAACAG GTTCGCCAACCCGAAAATCTACACACGTACGAAAACACAGGGAATCTCAACACGAGTGGCAATAGTCGTTTGTCGGGCAGAATGTACGGAGCCGGCAATAGCGCCAATCATCGTCGAACATCATCCAACGTCTCAAACTCTTCGATAGGTGGCATTATTGGATTAGCAAACAGCTCCAACGTCAACCCGAGTTTCCGTCTCGAAGACGAACTTGATCACGTCCAAGTGCCTGCAATCGGCGGTACACAAGGACGGGTAGCCTTTGATTTGGATCCTCGTTCTAGTGCCTCTCCCGCAACACCGTTCCGAATCGCTCGTCAAAATTCATTAGAAATGGAACGGCCTGGTACATTG GGCTTAGAACCACCTCGATTGCGTTCCAGCCTGAGGAAGACCAACTATTCTGTGGTAAGCAGCGTCATCGGAGGGTGTGGATCGGGTAGCAACAGCAGGGCATGGAATTCTTCCAGTGCAGGTGGAAGCGGTGGCGGATCTGGTGGAGGTACGCCAACCAATCCAACTCCGCCTGACTCGATGCACAGTGAAGACAGCGGTATGTCGGCCAAAGAGACCAGTTCGTCGCAACATTCAAGCGTTTCAGCCCCACGCGTCCGTTTCTCGCCGGTCGCCGCCTCGTTCAGCGGGGACGGCCGCACTTTGATGGACATTCCGGTCCAGGGTCAAAGCCAGGACTACACGATTCCTCTGAAG GCTGCTAGACCAGTGCGTCGCGATTATCTCGCTTCGCGATCATCCAAGTCAACCTTGAGCGAACTGGAACGCGAGTTTTTGTGA